A DNA window from Mucilaginibacter xinganensis contains the following coding sequences:
- a CDS encoding amidohydrolase translates to MDNLKITVFQGYLFWENIDRNLQNIALRLSSIREKTNLIILPEMFNTGFSMEAEKLAEPMGGKTMKWMQKIARQYDCVITGSLIIKENDKFYNRLIWIRADGTCEYYDKRHLFALGKEHETYTPGNKKLIVELNGWKICPMICYDLRFPVWLRNVDAEYDLLLIVANWPERRIAHWRALILARAIENQAYVIGVNRVGHDGNEVYHSGDSTCIDPNGNVVYYKRDEEDMYTFTIIADEVKKTRRALPFLKDMDKFEIK, encoded by the coding sequence ATGGACAACCTTAAAATTACTGTATTCCAAGGATATTTGTTTTGGGAGAATATTGACAGGAACCTGCAAAACATTGCTTTGCGCTTGTCAAGTATCCGCGAAAAAACAAACCTGATTATTTTACCCGAAATGTTTAACACAGGTTTCAGCATGGAGGCTGAGAAACTAGCAGAGCCTATGGGCGGTAAAACAATGAAATGGATGCAAAAAATTGCCCGTCAATATGATTGTGTAATTACTGGTAGCCTGATCATTAAAGAAAATGATAAGTTTTATAACCGTTTAATATGGATACGCGCAGATGGAACCTGCGAATATTACGATAAACGCCATCTTTTTGCGCTGGGTAAAGAGCATGAAACCTATACCCCCGGCAATAAAAAACTAATAGTTGAGCTAAACGGCTGGAAAATATGCCCAATGATTTGTTACGACCTCCGTTTCCCTGTATGGCTGCGCAACGTGGATGCTGAATATGACCTGTTGCTGATAGTAGCCAACTGGCCTGAGCGCCGCATTGCCCACTGGCGTGCCCTCATACTGGCGCGGGCGATTGAGAACCAGGCCTATGTAATTGGTGTTAACCGTGTTGGGCACGATGGCAACGAGGTTTACCACTCCGGCGACTCTACCTGCATTGACCCCAACGGTAACGTGGTTTACTACAAACGCGACGAAGAAGACATGTACACTTTCACAATAATTGCCGACGAGGTTAAAAAAACACGCCGTGCGCTGCCTTTTTTAAAAGATATGGATAAGTTTGAGATAAAGTAA
- a CDS encoding methionine aminotransferase, with protein sequence MTPIISKLPQTGTTIFTVMSALANEVGAINLSQGFPDFDTPPRLVELVNTAMKNGHNQYAPMPGVMALREQIAQKTERLYGAVYNPETEITITAGGTQAIFTAITAVVNPNDEVIIFEPAFDCYAPAIKLAGGIVKSLELSPPDYRIPWDMVRRLINNKTRMIILNTPHNPTATILQQEDIDELSAIVKNQDILILSDEVYEHLIYDGETHHGMARYPELQKRSFIVASFGKPFHATGWKVGYCMAPAFLMQEFRKVHQFLVFSVNAPIQYAIAEYLKDENTYLSLPDFFQQKRDHFRKGLEQTRFELLPCAGTYFQSVTFNNITDEKDSDFALRLTKEFRVAAIPTSVFYTQGTDHHVLRFCFAKKQETLDKAVDRLIKL encoded by the coding sequence ATCTTTACGGTAATGTCTGCTTTGGCAAACGAAGTTGGGGCCATCAACCTATCGCAGGGGTTTCCTGATTTTGATACTCCACCCAGGCTTGTTGAACTGGTGAATACTGCCATGAAGAACGGGCATAATCAATATGCCCCTATGCCCGGTGTGATGGCATTGCGCGAACAAATTGCGCAAAAAACAGAGCGACTTTACGGCGCCGTTTACAACCCGGAAACAGAAATTACCATTACCGCCGGGGGTACACAAGCGATATTTACGGCCATTACTGCGGTGGTAAACCCAAATGATGAGGTAATTATATTTGAACCTGCTTTTGATTGTTATGCCCCTGCCATTAAGCTGGCTGGAGGCATCGTAAAATCGCTGGAACTTTCGCCGCCCGACTATCGCATTCCATGGGATATGGTGAGAAGGCTCATCAATAATAAAACAAGGATGATCATCCTTAACACCCCGCATAACCCAACAGCTACCATACTGCAGCAAGAAGATATTGATGAGTTGAGCGCAATCGTAAAAAACCAGGATATCCTTATTTTGAGTGATGAGGTTTATGAGCATTTGATTTACGATGGCGAAACCCACCACGGAATGGCCCGTTATCCCGAATTACAGAAGCGGAGTTTTATAGTGGCATCATTTGGTAAACCATTTCATGCTACAGGTTGGAAGGTTGGTTACTGCATGGCGCCTGCTTTTTTAATGCAGGAATTCAGGAAAGTTCACCAGTTTTTAGTATTTAGTGTGAATGCCCCTATCCAATATGCCATAGCGGAATATTTAAAGGATGAAAATACTTATTTGTCACTTCCGGATTTTTTTCAACAAAAGCGCGATCACTTCCGTAAAGGGCTGGAACAAACCCGGTTTGAACTATTGCCATGTGCTGGAACTTACTTTCAATCGGTAACGTTTAACAATATAACCGACGAAAAAGACAGCGACTTTGCCCTGCGCCTTACAAAGGAATTCAGGGTGGCGGCTATCCCTACATCGGTGTTTTATACACAGGGTACAGACCACCATGTTTTGCGCTTTTGTTTTGCCAAAAAGCAAGAAACACTGGATAAAGCCGTTGATAGATTGATAAAACTTTGA